In Clostridium sp. JN-1, one genomic interval encodes:
- the minC gene encoding septum site-determining protein MinC: MVDDSIVIKGNKEGINAVINMNKFKDFDEMIETLIGKLSRGKVFYRGATLKITTELQYINQKEFRKLKNILFEQFLIKDCILEDSQEKKVRAFTGIYEGRTKFLRKTVRSGQIINYNGNVVIIGDVNAGAEIYAGGNVIILGALRGYVHAGFGGNTRALVAAFYLQPEILQIANIMTRSPEDSVKPQYPEVAKVKGDTIIVEPYLPNKFI; encoded by the coding sequence ATGGTAGATGATAGTATAGTAATTAAAGGCAATAAAGAGGGGATTAATGCAGTTATAAATATGAATAAGTTTAAAGATTTTGATGAAATGATTGAAACTTTAATTGGAAAGTTGTCAAGAGGAAAAGTCTTTTATAGAGGTGCTACTCTTAAAATAACGACTGAACTACAGTATATAAACCAAAAAGAGTTTCGTAAGTTAAAGAATATACTATTTGAACAATTTTTGATAAAGGATTGTATACTGGAAGATAGTCAAGAAAAAAAGGTTAGGGCATTTACAGGAATTTATGAAGGACGTACTAAGTTTTTAAGAAAGACAGTAAGAAGCGGTCAAATTATAAATTACAATGGTAATGTAGTAATAATAGGAGATGTTAATGCAGGCGCAGAAATTTATGCAGGGGGCAATGTAATTATATTAGGGGCGCTAAGGGGGTATGTGCATGCAGGATTTGGAGGTAATACCAGGGCCTTGGTAGCGGCTTTTTATCTTCAACCTGAAATACTTCAAATAGCAAACATAATGACAAGATCACCAGAAGACAGTGTTAAACCTCAGTATCCAGAAGTTGCTAAAGTTAAAGGTGATACGATAATTGTAGAACCATATTTACCCAACAAATTTATTTAA
- the minE gene encoding cell division topological specificity factor MinE: protein MDLFKMFSSKPSSKELAKDRLRLILIHDRSNVSPDLLESIKEDILKVLSKYVEIDSEEIDVKMTKMEEIEGDSPALIASIPIKRIKR, encoded by the coding sequence ATGGATTTATTTAAGATGTTTTCTTCAAAGCCGTCCTCCAAGGAATTAGCTAAGGATCGTTTGCGATTAATATTAATACATGATAGATCTAATGTCTCACCAGATTTATTAGAGTCAATAAAGGAAGATATATTGAAAGTACTTTCGAAATATGTAGAAATTGATTCAGAAGAAATAGATGTAAAAATGACGAAAATGGAGGAAATAGAAGGGGATTCACCAGCTCTAATTGCAAGTATTCCAATAAAGAGAATAAAGAGATAA
- the mgsA gene encoding methylglyoxal synthase, with protein MRIAFIAHDKKKDDIVDFVKRYEDVFKDHEIFATGTTGRLISEIVGLKVHRFLSGPLGGDQEIGAMVAEGNMDFVIFLRDPLTAQPHEPDISALLRICDVHCVPLATNLGSAEVFVKALKDHN; from the coding sequence ATGAGAATTGCATTTATCGCACATGATAAGAAAAAAGATGACATAGTAGATTTTGTAAAAAGGTATGAAGATGTATTCAAGGATCATGAAATTTTTGCAACAGGTACTACTGGAAGACTTATAAGTGAGATAGTAGGGTTAAAAGTTCATAGATTTCTTTCAGGACCATTAGGTGGAGATCAAGAAATTGGTGCAATGGTAGCTGAAGGCAATATGGATTTCGTTATATTTTTGAGAGACCCTCTTACAGCACAACCTCATGAGCCAGATATTTCAGCATTACTTAGAATATGTGATGTCCACTGCGTTCCACTTGCAACAAATCTTGGATCAGCAGAAGTTTTTGTAAAGGCTCTTAAAGATCATAATTAA
- the rodA gene encoding rod shape-determining protein RodA, with amino-acid sequence MLQKIAVNKKLVKEVDFLSIIIVTIIVVFGSLNIYSATHMKFGTYFLKAQLLWLIVGIVIVFLILLFDYSLIKNYAHIIYWSGIFLLILNDTVFKSTINGASSWMKIGSFQFQPSEFARLGMIIMIAKQLDDMEGNINNIRNFLKLTMYAVIPMILLLKQPDMGMTMIYFFSVLGMYFIAGLNLKVIGGGFLGLVALVTAIWNSPLMQEYWKTRLTSFLSPESDELGSGNQLISSQIGIGSSGFFGKGFLKGTQVGGGFVPEAHTDFIFSVVGEEWGILGAVFLIILYSILIYRFIKISKSSKDIFGSVMCIGIISAMLFSIFQNIGMTIGIMPITGITLPFMSYGGSSMITNFMGVGLILSVGMRRKKINF; translated from the coding sequence ATGTTGCAAAAAATTGCTGTTAATAAAAAATTAGTAAAAGAAGTAGACTTTTTGTCTATTATTATAGTAACAATTATAGTAGTATTTGGATCTCTCAATATTTATAGTGCTACGCATATGAAGTTTGGCACTTACTTTTTAAAAGCTCAACTTTTATGGCTTATTGTTGGAATTGTGATAGTATTTTTAATTTTGTTGTTTGATTATTCTTTAATTAAAAATTATGCTCATATAATATATTGGTCCGGCATATTTTTACTTATATTAAATGATACTGTATTTAAGTCTACTATAAATGGTGCATCATCATGGATGAAAATAGGTTCTTTTCAGTTTCAACCTTCTGAATTTGCAAGACTTGGAATGATTATAATGATTGCAAAGCAGCTGGATGATATGGAGGGAAATATCAATAATATTAGAAACTTCCTTAAGCTTACAATGTATGCTGTGATACCTATGATTCTTTTATTAAAACAGCCGGATATGGGAATGACTATGATTTACTTCTTCTCGGTTTTAGGAATGTATTTTATAGCGGGTTTGAACTTAAAAGTTATTGGCGGCGGCTTTCTAGGATTAGTTGCACTTGTAACAGCAATATGGAATTCCCCATTAATGCAGGAATATTGGAAGACTAGATTGACATCATTTTTGAGTCCAGAATCGGACGAGCTTGGATCAGGAAATCAGCTTATATCTTCTCAAATAGGAATAGGTTCAAGTGGATTTTTTGGAAAAGGCTTTCTAAAAGGAACTCAAGTAGGCGGAGGATTTGTACCGGAAGCACATACAGACTTTATATTTTCGGTAGTTGGAGAGGAATGGGGTATTTTAGGTGCAGTATTCCTTATAATTTTGTATTCTATATTAATATATAGATTTATAAAAATATCCAAGAGCTCCAAGGATATTTTTGGATCAGTAATGTGTATTGGAATTATATCAGCTATGTTGTTTTCAATATTTCAAAACATTGGAATGACAATAGGAATAATGCCAATAACAGGTATAACACTTCCTTTCATGAGTTATGGAGGAAGTTCTATGATAACTAATTTCATGGGAGTAGGTTTAATTTTAAGTGTTGGGATGAGAAGGAAAAAAATTAATTTTTAA
- the minD gene encoding septum site-determining protein MinD — protein MGEAIVVTSGKGGVGKTTTTANVGTALASFGKSVVVVDGDTGLRNLDVLMGLENRIVFTLIDVVEDKCRLKQALIKDKRLSNLYLLPTAQTRDKNDVSKEQMTKLVQDLKKEFDYVMIDCPAGIEQGFENAVAGADRALVVVNPEVTSVRDSDRVIGKLDSKGLDMHQLVINRINYDMTKNGEMLDINDILDSLAIELVGVVPDDRSITISTNKGEPIVLDNTAASGQAFKNIARRIMGEKVPLMNLESANKSFFSSFKKLFGIK, from the coding sequence ATGGGAGAAGCTATTGTAGTGACGTCAGGCAAAGGCGGAGTTGGAAAAACAACTACCACAGCCAATGTTGGTACGGCATTAGCGTCATTTGGAAAAAGTGTAGTAGTAGTAGATGGAGATACAGGACTTAGAAATCTTGATGTCTTAATGGGACTTGAAAATAGAATTGTGTTTACATTAATAGATGTGGTAGAAGATAAATGCAGGTTAAAACAAGCTCTCATAAAAGATAAAAGATTATCTAATCTCTACTTACTTCCAACTGCTCAAACTAGAGATAAGAATGATGTTAGTAAAGAGCAGATGACGAAACTTGTACAGGACTTAAAAAAAGAATTTGACTATGTAATGATAGATTGTCCAGCAGGTATAGAACAAGGATTTGAGAATGCTGTAGCTGGAGCAGATAGAGCTTTAGTTGTCGTTAATCCAGAAGTTACTTCTGTAAGGGACTCAGATAGGGTTATAGGAAAGTTAGATTCAAAAGGTTTAGACATGCATCAGCTTGTAATAAACAGAATAAATTATGATATGACTAAAAATGGGGAAATGCTTGACATTAATGATATATTGGATAGTTTAGCTATAGAGCTTGTAGGTGTAGTTCCTGATGATAGAAGTATTACTATTTCGACAAATAAAGGAGAACCAATAGTTTTAGATAATACGGCAGCGTCAGGACAAGCATTTAAAAATATAGCCAGGCGAATAATGGGTGAGAAGGTTCCACTTATGAATTTAGAATCAGCTAATAAAAGCTTTTTTTCAAGTTTTAAAAAGCTCTTTGGCATAAAATAG